One window of the Granulicella arctica genome contains the following:
- a CDS encoding efflux transporter outer membrane subunit translates to MNRRITATVATATLMLSGCMVGPKYVKPAAPLAPDFKEDKAWQRAQPADTKLRGTWWTMFSDSQLNELEPQIATENQTAKQAEARFREARALIQFNRASLAPTIGTSPSYAGLRESSNRPYFSSINANSNGIGGGDLQLPLSISYEVDLWGRIRRSVSAAREEATASAGDYQSALLSLQSELAVDYFEARAADAEEKLLNDTVKTYDEAYRITSNRFEGGVSPKSDVDQAKTQLEAARVQASDVAVIRAQYEHAIAVLIGKPPASFTLAASPLATQPPSIPVALPSELLERRPDISAAERRMAEQNDRVGIATAAYYPTVSFSAAAGLEATTITNLAKTSSILWSAGPTVSETLFDYGRRRSVVVQAKATYDETVANYRQTTLTAFQQVEDNLAVLRVLQNEAEQQHRATEAAESAVQIFNNRYVGGLDTYLQVVTAQTTALVNERNDIDIERRQMDASVLLIKALGGGWDTSQLPKL, encoded by the coding sequence ATGAATCGTCGCATTACAGCAACAGTCGCTACGGCAACGCTGATGCTTAGTGGCTGCATGGTTGGACCGAAGTACGTCAAACCAGCAGCACCCCTCGCTCCTGATTTCAAAGAAGATAAAGCCTGGCAGCGCGCTCAGCCAGCAGATACGAAGCTGCGCGGCACCTGGTGGACGATGTTCAGCGACTCCCAACTCAACGAGCTGGAACCCCAGATCGCCACCGAGAACCAGACTGCCAAACAGGCAGAGGCGCGCTTTCGAGAGGCGCGGGCATTGATCCAGTTCAACCGGGCCAGCCTTGCACCGACGATCGGGACTTCCCCGTCGTATGCCGGTTTGCGCGAGTCGTCCAATCGACCGTACTTCAGTTCGATCAACGCGAACAGCAACGGGATTGGTGGCGGCGATCTACAGCTTCCCCTGTCGATCAGCTACGAGGTTGACCTGTGGGGCCGCATTCGGCGAAGCGTCAGCGCAGCACGCGAAGAGGCGACGGCCAGTGCGGGCGACTATCAATCGGCGCTGCTGAGCCTGCAGTCTGAGCTTGCCGTGGACTACTTCGAAGCGCGGGCCGCAGATGCGGAAGAGAAGCTGCTGAACGATACGGTCAAGACCTATGACGAGGCTTATCGGATCACCTCAAATCGCTTTGAGGGTGGAGTGTCGCCGAAGTCGGACGTTGACCAGGCGAAGACACAGCTCGAAGCGGCCCGGGTGCAGGCCAGTGATGTTGCCGTCATCCGCGCGCAGTATGAGCATGCGATTGCGGTGCTGATCGGTAAGCCGCCTGCCTCGTTTACGCTTGCTGCGTCGCCGCTGGCTACCCAGCCGCCATCAATTCCTGTAGCGCTTCCTTCGGAGTTGCTGGAGCGACGGCCAGATATTTCGGCGGCAGAGCGACGCATGGCAGAGCAGAACGATCGTGTTGGAATTGCAACTGCTGCCTACTATCCGACGGTCTCCTTCAGCGCAGCAGCTGGGCTTGAGGCGACGACGATCACTAACTTGGCGAAGACGTCGAGCATTCTTTGGTCGGCTGGCCCTACCGTGTCTGAGACCCTGTTCGACTATGGCCGGCGACGCTCGGTCGTGGTCCAGGCAAAGGCGACCTACGACGAGACGGTTGCTAACTATCGGCAGACCACGCTGACGGCATTTCAGCAGGTAGAAGATAACCTTGCGGTCTTGCGCGTTCTGCAAAACGAGGCGGAGCAGCAGCATCGTGCTACCGAGGCGGCGGAGTCTGCGGTGCAGATCTTCAACAATCGGTATGTCGGCGGCCTGGATACATACCTGCAGGTTGTGACGGCGCAGACGACGGCTCTTGTCAATGAGCGCAATGACATCGACATCGAGCGACGCCAGATGGATGCGAGCGTTCTGTTGATCAAGGCGCTGGGCGGCGGATGGGATACATCGCAACTACCGAAGCTGTAA
- a CDS encoding DUF4126 family protein: MILALAFILGIVAGLRAMTAPAAASWAAKLGLLNLAGTPLAFLGYHYTAYIFTLFAIGELITDKLPKTPSRKVPMQFITRVVSGALVGAAIGIAAHQLIVGLVLGAVGAVVGTLGGSAVRGRLASLFGKDLPAALLEDVVAIILAVVVVTRLG, encoded by the coding sequence ATGATCCTCGCGCTCGCATTTATCCTCGGCATCGTAGCTGGACTACGGGCCATGACGGCGCCCGCAGCCGCAAGCTGGGCTGCGAAACTCGGCCTGCTCAACCTCGCTGGCACACCCCTCGCCTTCCTCGGCTATCACTACACCGCGTACATCTTCACGCTCTTCGCCATAGGAGAGTTGATCACCGATAAGCTGCCGAAGACTCCGAGCCGCAAGGTGCCGATGCAATTCATCACCCGCGTCGTCAGCGGCGCACTCGTCGGTGCGGCGATAGGAATCGCTGCTCATCAACTCATCGTCGGTCTCGTCCTCGGCGCTGTTGGCGCGGTCGTCGGCACACTTGGCGGATCGGCCGTTCGCGGCAGGCTTGCCAGCCTCTTCGGCAAGGATCTTCCCGCAGCCCTGCTTGAGGATGTCGTAGCGATCATCCTCGCCGTAGTTGTCGTCACACGGCTCGGCTAA